In a genomic window of Mucilaginibacter sp. KACC 22063:
- a CDS encoding S66 peptidase family protein, whose translation MSITPPYLKKGDLVAITCPAKKLPQPMNDAVALLQSWGLRVVLGETTSASYHQFAGDDTLRAQDLQHFVDNDEVKAIFAARGGYGTIRIIDSIDFSRLTTNPKWLIGFSDITVLHSHLFSNFHIESIHGQMPINIPDASAQSLQSLKKALFGEPLSYIFETTAQNNPGESTAEVIGGNLTLLMALSGSVSDVDYRGKILFIEDVGEYLYSIDRMLYHLKRAGKLKGLAGLIAGGFTDLKDNDIPFGFTVAEVILNVTSGYDYPVCFDFPAGHVSNNNALIMGRTAKLIVRPDNASLEFFT comes from the coding sequence ATGAGCATAACGCCCCCCTATCTTAAAAAAGGCGACCTGGTTGCCATTACCTGTCCCGCTAAAAAGCTGCCTCAGCCAATGAATGATGCTGTAGCCCTGCTGCAATCATGGGGCTTGCGGGTCGTATTAGGTGAAACTACTTCGGCTTCGTACCACCAGTTCGCCGGGGACGATACCTTACGCGCACAAGATCTACAGCATTTTGTTGACAACGATGAGGTAAAGGCCATATTTGCGGCGCGGGGCGGCTATGGCACTATCCGTATAATTGACAGTATTGATTTCAGCCGGTTAACAACTAACCCCAAGTGGCTCATTGGGTTCAGTGATATTACCGTGCTCCATTCGCACCTGTTTTCAAATTTCCATATAGAAAGTATACACGGGCAAATGCCGATCAATATTCCTGATGCTTCCGCACAATCATTACAGTCGCTGAAGAAAGCCCTGTTTGGCGAGCCCTTGAGTTACATTTTTGAAACAACTGCCCAAAATAATCCAGGCGAATCAACAGCAGAAGTTATCGGTGGCAACCTCACGCTGCTGATGGCGCTATCCGGATCGGTTTCGGACGTGGATTATCGTGGGAAGATTTTATTTATAGAAGATGTTGGTGAATATCTGTACTCTATTGACAGGATGTTATACCATTTAAAACGTGCCGGAAAGCTGAAAGGATTGGCCGGATTGATTGCAGGTGGGTTTACCGATTTGAAGGATAACGATATTCCTTTCGGCTTTACAGTTGCTGAAGTCATATTAAATGTAACCAGTGGGTATGACTATCCTGTCTGCTTTGATTTCCCGGCAGGGCATGTAAGCAATAATAATGCATTGATCATGGGCAGAACAGCAAAACTTATTGTCCGGCCTGATAACGCATCTCTTGAATTTTTCACCTAA
- the metG gene encoding methionine--tRNA ligase, with product MENQKYKRYTITAALPYANGPKHIGHLAGAYIPADLYVRYLRLKKRDVVFVCGSDEHGTAIANQAMKEGTTPREIIDKYHALIKDCFEKLNISFDIYHRTSEPLHHETAQQFFRELNEKGIFEEKVSEQYFDVQANAFLADRYIIGTCPNCGNTHAYGDQCERCGTSLSPEELIDPRSALSGDKPVLKPTKHWYLPLNKYEDWLKEWILKGHAGDWKTNVYGQCKSWIDGGLHPRAVTRDLDWGIKVPVEGADGKVLYVWFDAPIGYISATRQWAIDNNQDWEPYWKGKDTKLVHFIGKDNIVFHCIVFPVMLHTQGEFIVPENVPANEFMNLEGDKMSTSRGWSIEMHEYLADFPNKVDELRYYLTAIAPETSDSEFTWKDYQARVNNELVAILGNFVNRVMVLMHKFFDGKITGDIKLTDANLSNDISQLYNELEASFEGYKFRQAQQIVMEMARLGNRYLTEKEPWKAIKTDPESARETLHNCLVLIGHLATCLQPFLPGTAAKMFNMINWKAEVVTFDEEISFADGHQLNAPALLFEKIEDEVIQKQIDKLNAKRDAVNAANGGAVKEDEVPAVTPAKENINYDQFAAMDIRVGTIVTAEKVAKTKKLLKLTIDTGIDTRTVVSGIAEHFEPDAIIGRQVSILVNLEPRELKGILSQGMILMAENAEGKLEFVSPGSQMAPGSVIR from the coding sequence TTGGAAAATCAAAAATATAAAAGATATACCATCACCGCGGCTTTGCCTTACGCAAACGGGCCTAAACATATTGGCCACCTTGCCGGCGCCTATATCCCGGCTGATTTGTATGTACGTTACCTGCGTTTGAAAAAACGTGACGTTGTGTTTGTTTGCGGTTCTGACGAGCATGGCACGGCCATTGCCAACCAGGCCATGAAAGAAGGGACTACGCCGCGCGAAATAATTGATAAATACCACGCGTTGATCAAAGACTGCTTTGAGAAGTTGAACATCTCGTTCGATATTTATCATCGCACCAGCGAGCCTTTACACCATGAAACTGCACAACAGTTTTTCCGTGAGCTGAACGAAAAAGGTATTTTTGAAGAAAAAGTTTCTGAACAATATTTTGATGTACAGGCAAATGCCTTCCTGGCTGACCGTTACATTATTGGTACCTGCCCTAACTGCGGTAATACACATGCCTATGGCGATCAGTGCGAGCGCTGTGGTACTTCGTTAAGCCCTGAAGAACTGATTGACCCGCGGTCTGCGTTAAGCGGTGATAAGCCGGTGCTGAAACCAACCAAGCATTGGTACTTACCGTTAAACAAGTACGAGGACTGGTTGAAGGAGTGGATATTAAAAGGCCATGCCGGCGACTGGAAAACCAACGTTTACGGACAGTGCAAAAGCTGGATCGATGGTGGCCTGCATCCGCGTGCTGTAACCCGTGATCTGGACTGGGGTATAAAAGTACCAGTTGAAGGTGCAGATGGCAAGGTGCTTTATGTTTGGTTTGATGCACCTATAGGTTATATATCTGCTACACGCCAGTGGGCTATTGATAATAATCAGGACTGGGAGCCTTACTGGAAAGGTAAGGATACCAAGCTGGTACACTTTATCGGGAAAGATAATATTGTGTTTCATTGTATTGTGTTCCCGGTGATGCTGCATACACAAGGCGAATTTATTGTGCCCGAGAATGTGCCTGCTAATGAGTTTATGAATCTGGAAGGCGATAAAATGTCGACCAGCAGGGGATGGAGCATTGAGATGCACGAGTACTTAGCTGATTTCCCAAATAAGGTGGATGAGCTTCGTTATTACCTTACCGCCATTGCCCCGGAAACCAGCGACAGCGAATTTACCTGGAAAGACTACCAGGCACGTGTAAATAACGAGCTTGTAGCTATACTGGGTAACTTTGTTAACCGCGTTATGGTGCTGATGCATAAATTTTTCGATGGCAAGATAACCGGTGATATTAAACTGACTGATGCTAATTTAAGCAATGATATAAGTCAGTTGTATAATGAATTGGAAGCAAGCTTCGAAGGCTATAAGTTCCGTCAGGCACAGCAAATTGTAATGGAAATGGCGCGTTTAGGCAATCGTTACCTTACAGAAAAGGAGCCCTGGAAAGCTATTAAGACAGACCCTGAAAGTGCGCGGGAAACATTGCATAATTGCTTAGTGCTGATCGGCCATCTGGCCACGTGCCTTCAGCCTTTCTTACCAGGCACTGCTGCTAAAATGTTTAACATGATTAACTGGAAAGCCGAAGTGGTGACTTTTGATGAAGAAATAAGCTTTGCAGATGGTCACCAGCTTAACGCACCAGCTCTGTTATTTGAAAAGATAGAAGACGAAGTAATCCAAAAGCAGATAGATAAACTGAATGCCAAGCGTGATGCCGTAAATGCAGCAAACGGCGGTGCGGTTAAAGAGGACGAAGTACCAGCCGTAACCCCGGCTAAGGAGAATATTAATTACGATCAGTTTGCCGCTATGGATATCAGGGTAGGTACTATAGTTACCGCCGAAAAAGTAGCCAAGACTAAAAAGCTGTTAAAGTTAACCATCGATACAGGTATTGATACGCGTACCGTAGTATCGGGTATTGCAGAGCATTTTGAACCTGATGCTATTATTGGCAGGCAGGTGAGCATACTGGTAAACCTTGAACCAAGGGAGCTGAAAGGCATCCTTTCGCAGGGAATGATCCTGATGGCAGAAAATGCAGAAGGTAAACTGGAGTTTGTTTCTCCTGGAAGCCAGATGGCGCCAGGCTCAGTAATCAGATAA
- a CDS encoding DoxX family protein: MTYLANLGKYRNLGLLIIRVGLGIMFIYHGFPKLAGGTKTWEEVGSATKYVGIHFWPLAWGLLAAVVEVFGGFLLIIGLAFRPVCILMLINLIVAAFMHFGLGDGIMGASHAIEDAIAFAGLIFIGPGSYSVDKK; encoded by the coding sequence ATGACATACTTAGCAAATCTGGGCAAATACAGGAACCTTGGCTTATTAATCATCCGGGTAGGGCTTGGCATCATGTTCATTTATCATGGCTTTCCGAAACTGGCGGGAGGCACCAAAACCTGGGAAGAGGTTGGCAGCGCTACCAAATATGTAGGCATTCATTTCTGGCCGTTAGCATGGGGCTTGCTTGCCGCAGTTGTAGAGGTATTCGGCGGCTTTTTACTGATCATCGGGTTAGCTTTCAGGCCTGTGTGTATATTGATGCTCATTAACCTTATTGTAGCGGCTTTTATGCACTTCGGGCTGGGTGATGGTATTATGGGCGCATCACATGCCATTGAAGATGCAATAGCTTTTGCCGGTTTAATATTTATCGGCCCAGGCTCTTATAGCGTTGACAAAAAATAA
- a CDS encoding helix-turn-helix domain-containing protein yields MKNATEKVKANQPYHKQPRLTEAMKVRLVKQTKMLYINKDFIEFIESTIKKLPAKDKLAALYFFKKLAVQVPRYPDPDFYQAFKDEIDEEMSDVSEQLNFEPIRWITAEIEYWLNSSERLTVEDVNQKLDVMQDAKKRLSKDWLTKEEVMELFRFSRATLNRRISEGMPHHKNGKKTYFYQEEINKWMKEAA; encoded by the coding sequence ATGAAAAACGCAACTGAAAAAGTCAAAGCAAATCAACCGTATCATAAACAACCACGTTTAACCGAAGCAATGAAAGTTAGGTTGGTTAAGCAAACTAAAATGCTTTATATCAATAAGGATTTCATTGAATTTATAGAAAGCACGATCAAGAAACTTCCTGCCAAAGACAAACTTGCTGCACTTTACTTCTTTAAAAAGCTTGCGGTTCAAGTGCCCAGGTACCCTGACCCCGACTTCTATCAGGCATTTAAAGATGAGATCGATGAAGAAATGTCAGATGTAAGCGAACAATTGAATTTCGAGCCGATCAGATGGATCACTGCAGAAATAGAATATTGGTTAAATTCCTCAGAAAGGCTAACAGTTGAGGATGTGAATCAAAAGCTCGATGTGATGCAGGATGCCAAGAAACGCCTGAGCAAAGACTGGCTCACAAAAGAAGAAGTAATGGAGCTGTTCAGATTCAGTAGGGCAACACTTAACAGAAGGATATCAGAAGGGATGCCCCATCATAAGAACGGTAAAAAAACATATTTCTATCAAGAGGAAATCAATAAGTGGATGAAAGAAGCGGCCTGA
- a CDS encoding tyrosine-type recombinase/integrase, producing the protein MRLTYNIKAVLRPDKKRCDGLVPIYHSIRVGPATNRVPTGKYISEKDWDKSTSLPKKNTKLNQLLSKCLTDKMDKWWTEMLQMESLGKTVTLTSACAFFQENAKVTFYSFFQEQIDLWSESKAENTLKSYRSTLNVLKEFAPKADFGDLSYEFVQKFDLYMGKKRGNGTGGKFGRHKNLKSIINEAIKKGYYPMDQHPYRYFKVKSAVGKRQFLSVKEVNQLMAFQVPEKASYLNKVKDLFLFGCFTGLRYCDVMSLTWNNIDYSTNTITVEMTKVKKQVTIPLMYVTKDIIEKYGKHTIKSKTTLVLPQITNQALNRDLKVLMEKAGINKPISSHSSRHTFASNLIEAKTNILYVKDLLGHSKITETQIYAKSLQADLHGSMENLAAMYNKAI; encoded by the coding sequence ATGAGGTTGACATATAATATCAAAGCAGTTTTAAGACCAGATAAGAAAAGGTGCGATGGGCTTGTCCCCATTTACCACTCTATTCGAGTTGGACCTGCCACTAACAGGGTTCCAACCGGAAAATATATAAGTGAGAAAGATTGGGATAAATCGACATCGCTTCCTAAAAAGAATACCAAACTCAACCAGCTACTATCGAAGTGCCTTACTGATAAGATGGATAAATGGTGGACGGAAATGCTGCAAATGGAGTCATTAGGAAAAACAGTCACGTTGACCAGCGCTTGCGCCTTCTTCCAGGAAAATGCCAAAGTAACATTTTATAGCTTCTTCCAGGAACAAATTGATTTGTGGTCTGAAAGTAAAGCCGAGAACACCTTGAAGTCTTACCGGTCAACATTAAATGTGCTCAAAGAATTTGCACCAAAAGCAGATTTCGGCGACCTGTCATATGAGTTCGTTCAAAAGTTTGATCTGTATATGGGTAAAAAACGAGGGAACGGAACAGGAGGGAAATTTGGGAGACACAAGAACCTCAAGAGCATCATCAATGAAGCGATAAAAAAAGGTTACTATCCTATGGATCAGCATCCATACCGTTACTTCAAAGTCAAGTCAGCAGTAGGAAAAAGACAATTCTTAAGTGTTAAAGAAGTCAACCAGCTCATGGCATTTCAAGTGCCTGAAAAAGCTTCTTATCTTAATAAAGTCAAAGACCTGTTCCTATTCGGTTGTTTTACAGGATTGCGTTACTGCGATGTGATGAGCCTGACGTGGAATAACATTGACTACAGTACTAACACTATTACGGTCGAGATGACCAAGGTGAAAAAGCAGGTTACTATACCCCTGATGTATGTTACCAAAGACATTATTGAAAAATATGGGAAACATACGATCAAGTCCAAAACAACATTGGTCCTACCACAGATCACCAATCAAGCTTTGAACCGGGACTTAAAAGTGCTGATGGAAAAGGCGGGCATCAATAAACCGATCAGCTCCCATTCCAGCAGGCACACCTTTGCGTCAAACCTGATAGAAGCTAAAACCAATATCCTATATGTCAAAGACCTGCTGGGGCACTCTAAAATTACCGAGACACAGATCTATGCAAAAAGCCTTCAAGCTGACCTCCACGGTAGCATGGAGAATTTAGCTGCGATGTACAATAAAGCAATTTAA
- a CDS encoding RagB/SusD family nutrient uptake outer membrane protein has protein sequence MKKKLLIIILGAVVATNYSCQKSLLNPTSQTQVADQGGQPFSTAARIQSQVLALYANTRNGQYLGGRFQVYNDVKADNWINDSGNQITASNTWAANVNTTSTEVLNLWSQAYYTINLCNLFIDGMASTGTAVVGAATGANYVGEAKFLRAVAYYSLLQLYARPYADGNGAKPGLPLRLVGLSSYSDQSLAKSSVADVYAQIIKDLNDAETSLPLSYSTAINNTTRAHRNTAIAFKTRVYLTMGQYDKVITEANKIVSTTAPFTATTGVANALQANILNVFRTPYTTTESIFSVPFVLSTEQVGTQNALGYYYYANGSTAGNAEFHLNPAGVIADPNWKATDARRTNFVVASGLPANAGKYYLAKWNNIGNYLDYAPVMRYAEVLLNLAEARARLNGVDAQAIALLNAVRQRSDATTTFTAGGFANGTALVNTILQERNIEFLGEGLRNIDYMRTLGTIPAKSNIQAIAPSNPQYIWPISNDELLYNTLIGGSNN, from the coding sequence ATGAAAAAGAAATTATTAATAATCATATTAGGCGCGGTAGTAGCTACCAACTACTCTTGCCAAAAAAGTTTACTAAACCCTACCAGCCAAACGCAGGTAGCTGATCAGGGTGGGCAGCCCTTTTCAACCGCAGCCCGTATTCAAAGTCAGGTATTGGCCTTGTATGCAAATACCCGCAACGGTCAATATCTGGGCGGCAGGTTCCAGGTTTACAATGATGTGAAAGCCGATAACTGGATCAATGACTCTGGTAACCAGATCACCGCATCAAATACATGGGCGGCTAACGTTAATACCACAAGCACAGAAGTATTAAACCTATGGTCTCAAGCTTATTATACCATCAACTTATGTAATTTATTTATTGATGGTATGGCCAGCACAGGTACTGCAGTTGTTGGTGCTGCCACAGGCGCTAATTATGTTGGTGAAGCCAAATTTTTACGTGCTGTTGCTTATTACAGTTTGCTGCAATTATATGCCCGCCCATATGCTGATGGTAATGGTGCAAAACCGGGCTTGCCTTTGCGTTTAGTAGGGTTGTCATCTTATTCAGACCAATCTTTAGCAAAAAGCAGTGTTGCTGATGTTTATGCACAGATCATAAAAGATCTTAATGATGCTGAAACTTCATTGCCGTTATCTTACTCAACTGCAATAAATAATACTACAAGGGCGCACCGCAATACGGCTATCGCTTTTAAAACACGCGTATACCTTACTATGGGGCAATATGATAAAGTTATTACCGAAGCCAATAAAATAGTAAGTACAACTGCACCATTTACCGCAACTACTGGTGTTGCCAATGCATTGCAGGCTAACATACTTAACGTATTTAGAACACCTTATACCACTACCGAGTCTATATTCTCTGTTCCGTTTGTTTTATCAACAGAGCAAGTGGGTACTCAGAATGCTTTAGGTTATTATTATTACGCAAATGGTAGTACTGCTGGTAATGCAGAGTTTCACTTAAATCCTGCTGGTGTCATTGCTGATCCAAACTGGAAAGCTACAGATGCCCGCAGAACTAACTTTGTGGTAGCATCAGGGCTTCCTGCAAATGCTGGTAAATATTATTTAGCTAAGTGGAATAACATTGGCAACTATCTTGATTATGCCCCTGTTATGCGTTATGCTGAAGTATTGTTGAACCTAGCTGAAGCAAGAGCAAGACTTAATGGCGTAGATGCACAGGCAATTGCATTGCTTAATGCTGTTCGTCAGCGTTCAGATGCTACCACAACATTTACTGCAGGTGGTTTTGCCAATGGCACTGCTTTGGTAAACACCATACTACAAGAGCGTAATATTGAGTTTCTGGGCGAAGGTCTCCGCAATATCGACTACATGAGAACTTTAGGAACTATCCCGGCTAAATCAAATATTCAGGCTATTGCTCCAAGCAATCCTCAGTATATCTGGCCGATATCAAATGATGAGTTGTTATACAATACCCTTATAGGTGGTTCTAACAATTAA